Part of the Woronichinia naegeliana WA131 genome, TAATACATTTCCCTGAAGATCAACTCTGGTCATAATTGCATCGTTTTCTGTTTCTTGCATATAACCTGGTTTATCGGAAAAAAGAACTTCTAAGAAATCACCTTCTTTATCAAACCAAATTTTTAAGTTAGTGGCCATAGTAACTCTCCTTGTTTAATTCTAATCGCCCTTTTACATTATAAAGAACAAGACCGCGATCGCACTTTATTCTAATAAAAAAAGGGGTGATCGCACTGAGAATTTAGTAAACTAAACTAAGATTAGAAGTATCAGGATAAAGCAATATGAATTTTTCTGGCTCTAAGGAAACTAACACAAATGTTTGACCATTATTGTCACAAAATTCTACTTCAAAAGCCTCTCCATTATTATATTCTTCTACCACTGTCCCCATTTGACCTATAGGTAAAATTATTTCTTTCTCTGTCATAAATTGAGTGGTCTTGATATTTTCAGTAAGAGCGATAATATCATGTAATTTAATTGAACTCATATTGATTTATCTCCTATAATTAATCAAGAGGATATACAGTAGTTAAACGAGGATAATCTTCCTCAGAACGAATAATCCAAGCACTTCTTATCTTTGATGTACCTTTAGAGGTGGTTAAATCAAAGTCAATTACATATTTTTGTCCGTATTGACTATTTTGAGTAAAAACATAATCATTATCTTTTGCTATTTTGATTAGTGCTTCAACTAAAATATCTTTATTGTCTAAAGCAATTCCTAATTTTGACTTAAATAAGCGGGCTTTGTGTTGACCATCTTTATGATCCGTTTTTAATGTGTATGTGATTAATTTGCTGATTATTTGTTCTGGTTTGACTTGATCTCCTTTTGGTAATTTCATTAAGCAATTTAAAATTGACACATACCGTTAATTTATTTATTCTACCAGTGATCGCCCTTTTCCATCACAAATAACAAAATAATGATCGCACTTTACAAATAGCAAATCCGCGATCGCCATCAATCACAAAAAACAAAACAGCGATCGCCCTTCACAAATAGCAAGACCATGATCGCACTTTTCAAAAAAACAAGATAGCGATCGCACTTTTCAATCACAAACAATAAAACAGCGATCGCACCAAGCTTTACCAAAATTCATTAAAAATACTATCAATTGCTTCTTCCAATCCAGGCAAATAATTCTCAATTATAGTCCAAACCACATCAAGATCAACTCGTAGATAATCATGGGCTAAAACATTTCTAAAGTCGCCAATTTTTACCCATTCAATATTCGGCTGTGAAGCCTTCCATTCCTCTGGTAACTGTTTAATGGATTCCCCCATAACCTCTAAATTTCTAAGAACAGCATCTTGAATCAAGATATTGTTCATAAAATAATTTTGGCCATTTTGTGTATAATTCTCAATTCGAGTTAAACATTCTTGAACATGAATCAAGTAAATTCTTGCATCTTTCATAACATCATTGCCTCTGCCAAAATACGCTCCTTAATAAACTCGTGTAAAGATTTAGCTGATACAACATCAACTTTTCTATCCAATAAATCTTCTAGATCATGAATTAAACCGACAGGAAACCAAGACGAAATTTTTTCTAGATCATAATCAATTAAAAAATCAATATCACTATTTTCTGTTTCTTCGCCTCTAGCGACCGAACCAAATAAACGGACATTAAAGGCCCCATGATTCGCCGCAATTTCTAGGATTTTTTCTCGCTTTTCCTGAATTAAATCTTTTAAAGACATTACTCAAACCTCGCACTCAATTATAAATCACAAACAACAAAACAGCGATCGCATTTGCAATTATAAACAACAAAATCAGGATCGCCATTCACAAACAACCAGACCGCAATCACATTTTCAAAGTGTGTCTCGGTATTCTTCAAGTAGGGCTAAAATATCTGCTAGTTGGTTTCTGTGGAGGTTGTTGGGGTTAAGTTGGAATTGGATGATTGCAGTACGGTATCGAGTTTCGATTCGAGTTCGGCGAGTTTCTCGTTCTGTTGTCTCAAGGCTTTGTTGCTCTTTTTCAAGTCGGACAAGCCCCCGTAGGATTTGATCCAGTGTAACAAGGCTGAAAGTAATCCCTGCGAAGAGGAGCCCGAACCATTGGGGGATAATAATTTGGTCGTTTCCGAGTTGGATTGAGTCATAGTTTAGGATTATTCCTGTTAAAAAGACGAATAGGGTGGTGAGAATACCGATAAAGGTCTGAAAGTCAGGCATTAGATTTTTGTTGATTTAATTTGATTTTAGCATTTAGTTTTCGATGGGTAAAAGCAATCAAAAGGCAAACTATTTTGAAAATAGCACTTCATCAACAACAAATAACACAACCGCGATCGCATTTTCAAAAACCATAAGACCGCGATCGCAGTATTGTCAACCCAGCTTACGGGAGTGGCGATCGCTGTTTTAGTTTTTCTTCAATTGCCTTTGCTATCTTAAGATCAAAATCAGAATCCCCCAGGGTAATCGCATATTAGTAGAGTGGAATCAAAAAAGAAATCTAGCTTAAAAATAGACTATATCAAAAACTAAAAAGAGAAGAAAATCAACTTACTGGACAGTGGGAAGTTCTCGAGCAGGGTAAGTGAGAAAAGAAAATCGGACATGCGATACCCAAGAGTGCCGTTATGTCCGAAACTGGCTGATATAGAAAATCGATAGCCAGTGCTATCTATCAATTATGCAACTATGTCAGCGACTAGAGCAAATCCTAGAGAATCTCCGTCCCGCCTTTAGCCGAGAAGCAACGTACCAATGGTTTATCCTATTAGCCTGGGGAGTAGTGCTCAACAGCCAACCGAGCGCAATAACAAGCTATGTCAATGCCTTAGGGTTAACAGAGAGCTACTACCATCAGGCACTACATTGGTTTGAATCCAAGGCATTTAACGTCAAAGGACTGACCTTGGGATGGTCGAAGTGGGTAAGTCAGCATGAAAATCTATATCGAATCAAGGAAAAACGAGTGTATGTGGGGGATGGAATCAAAGTGGGGAAAGAAGGGCGCAAGATGCCAGGGGCAAGGGTGCGACCTTTAGTTGATAAAAGCCGTTGTAATCAGGGTTCTACAGGGAACCCATATTGATCAAGTTTTGCCCAAAATTGACTCCATCGTTCCTTGGTCAATACCAAAGCTCGTAGGCTCAAAATAATTCCTGCTCCTTTTTCCTTCCATCGCATCCCTGAACAACATAATCGTTGTTTGACCAACGTCTTACAAGCTGCTTCCGTAACACCTGAACCAATCGGATACTTTTTCTCTATGTATTCAGCATAATCCATTTGATGCTGATGATTCTCGTAATAAGTAATCGCCGCTTGTAGTTTCTCGGTAAGATTCTTAGAATGACTTTTTTCTTCTTTGACTTCTTTCATCAGATTTAGCAGTTCTCCTGCTTTTCCTTTTTCATGCTTGAGTTCTCGACAATTTTCAGTCAACCATTCTTTTTGTTTTGACACGGTATTCGGATGCAACGCTTCTGCCAAGGCACCTAAGTAACCAGAGGCATGATAGAAATCTAATATCTGTTCTTCCGTTTGCTTTTCTAAAAACTTCCAATTTGATTCTGCCCCGTCTGCTATCCCGACCAATGTTGCCTCTGGATAACGGTTTTTCGCTCGCTCAATTTCTCTTTCTAATCTTTCTAGAAAACTCTTTTTTCCATACTCTGGTGCCGCACCTAGATAGATTGTATGTTGACGTTCGCCTTCACTATCGTATAGGGAAACGGTTCCCACCATTGCTTCACGGTAGCCATCCTCACACATCAGCATACCTGACTTTTCCCGTTAAGTCCAAAATCCAGCAATGCAAACTTCTAGAGGCTTTATCTGGCAAGGGTTTGAGTAATGATTCTCTTGACAGGAAAAAAATATTCTGAAGCCATCATCCCGCTTATCGTTCAAATTTCAAAAACAAAGGATGAAGGGAGTATGAGACTGTAAAATGGAGAAAATCTTAAAGGGCAGGTCAAAAAATGTTGGAATGGTGGACAAAAAACTTTGCCAGTTGTGAATTGGGAGACGAGAGGCTAAACAATCGTGCCTTCTCGATTGGGAAAAAGTTAAGTGAGGGGTTTGGAAAAGCCTTATCAGAAGTGTTTAAGGGAGGAAACGAGTTAAAGAGGGCCTATGAATTTTTGGGAATCCGAAAACAGACTTTGTCAAGATAATAGAGCCGCACTGTGAAATGACAACTGCCGCCGTAGAAGAATATAAGATAATGCTATCAGTCGGAGATACGACCTTCTTAGATTATCGCAATATCAAGGAAAAAAGGGAAGGGTATGGGCCGACTGGAAAAGGAGGGAATGGATTAATACTGCATAGTGCTTTAGCAATTGAGCCAGAAAAAGGACAAGTATTAGGTTTATTATGGCAAAAACTGTGGAATAGGGAGGTAAAAGAAAAGCCCCCAACAGATGAAACGGCGAAGCAGAAAAAAGAAAGACAGAAAGAACAAAGAAAAGCAGCTCGTCAAAGACCATTTGAGGAAAAAGAATCCTACAAATGGGTAGAGGCTCTAAACACCTGTGAGAAACAGGTAGAAAGTTCAACGAGGGTAATTCATGTATTTGACAGAGAAGGAGATGTTTCAGAAGTCTTTGACTCAGTGCGTCAACTCAAGCATACAGGAGTGCTGGTCAGAGCGTCTCATAATCGTAGTTTAGACAAAAATAGTGAACGACTTTGGCAACATTTGGAATCAGAACCGATTCGTTTTCATCAAGAAATCGAGATTCCGAGTACAGGAAAAAGAAAAGCACGGAAGGTTAAGCTTGCCGTCCGATTTTGCTCAGTTAATCTACGAACTCCCTATCGTTTTGATAATCGTGACCCGTTGAATGTCTATGCTGTTTATGCGACAGAAATCGATTGTCCCGAAGGCGAAACTCCTTTATCTTGGATGCTTCTGACTACAGAAGTTGTTGAGACTATTGAGATGGCTGTCACTATTCTTCGTTGGTACACCTACCGATGGCGGGTTGAAGAATTTCATAAAGTCCTTAAGTCTGGTTGTCAGAGTGAGCATTATCGACTTGCCTCTGATGGAATGAAAACTCTTTTGGGTTTTTTAAGTGTCATTGCTGTTGAACTTTTACACGTTACTTATCTTCATCGTACCCAGCCCGATGCTCTCGCGATTGAAATTCTTAATCCTCTTCAACTTCAGGTGTTAAAAGCAGCCGCCTCTCAAAAACTTCCCCCTATTTTGACTGTTGCTTGGGCTGTCGAGTCTGTTGCTTTTCTTGGTGGTTATCTTGAACATCGTCGTAAAACTCCTCTCGGTATCCAAGTCCTTTGGCGCGGTTGGTTGAAGTTGCATGACCTTTGCCAAGGCTGGCAGCTTGCAATCCGCACTTAACGGGAAAAGTCAGATCAGCATACAGGTTCCATCTAATCCTATTCCCACTGTTGCAATTTGGCTATCCTCCTTGGGCGGGGCATAACTCCACGCTTCTTCTTTTGCCTGTACCACACTTCCTACTGCTTCACTCAATCTTTGGATATAGGATAGCGCTACTTTTCTACCATGATTTTCTAATAAATCATTTTTCACCTCTTTGCCTGCCATCCCTGACATTTTTGAGGATACCTGTTTTGCCAATAATGGCGTTGATGTTATGATTATCCTTGCTTCTCTTTCTAAGGGGCAATACGTTTTTCCTCAAAGGTGAACGCTGATATACATGACGATTCACTATAACCTCACCATAAGGTGTTTGATATTCTTTCGGTTGCTCTCCCTTACTCTTCCAGATTTCTTCACCGATTTTTAAGGGTGAACCATCTGTATCTAAATATTTCAAGGCTTCTTTGCTGGCGATGCAACCTACTTCGTTTAAGCCTTTTTGAATATTTATTTCTGTATCCAACATTGAACGACTGAGTTCTAATGTTAGTTCTATTTTTATCTTTGAACCCTCTACATTAATTAGGGCTTGCTGAAAAAGTCAAAAAACGAAAGAAATGTGGGTTAGGGAAGTATGGACTGAAAAAGCATAGATAACTTATCCTTATGGAAACAAATCAAAATACAGATTTTGTTTAATCTATTGTTCCTTTCTGTCTAAAAAGGTCAACACAAATCACTCCTCACAAAAGAGAGGAAAATTAACACCATTTTTCACAAGAAAAACGACTCTACAACTTTTTACTTTTTGTCTTCTGAAGTAGAGTAGAAAGATTCATTACCAAAAAGTTCATCGCAATTACCGTTTCCGAGGTCTCAGGTAGTTTGGCCATCACTCGACCAAGACTAAATTTCCTCTTTCCCTGTCCGAATTTACCCTCAATGGCATTACGCACTCTTTCATCTGAGCGTGCCTCTTTCTTTTTTTCTTTGCTCACCTCTTTCGGCGGTCTTCCCAATCGGGGACCACTCATTCTTATATCCCTTTCTTTACAATAAGCTCGATTCGCTTTTGTTCGATAGATTTTATCCACATGAACCGATTCCGGATAACATCCTGTTTCCCTTTTATATTCTTCTATTCGCGCTTGTAAATCTCCCGATTCGTTGTAATTATCCCAACTTAATTTGTCTAAGAAGACAAAGCCATTCACATTACTTGCCGATATTTTAGCTCCAAACTCTACTGCTTTTCCCGCTTTTCCACGCACTATTGGACGCACGTGAGGTTGGCTTACACTCACAATTCTGTTTTCTACTTTATTTGTCTTTTTTTCATACATTTCTAACTGTTGCTCATACACTTTTCCTATCGTTACAAGCTCTTCTTGCTCTTTTTTCGTTAGTTTTTCTAACTTTGCTCCCTCTTCTATCATTTTTTCTATATCAGACAAGTTTCTTTTTATATATCCTAGTTGTTTTTTTGTTCCTTTTCTTCTTTCTTTTTTTGACACACGACGTTTTTTTGCTATGGCTAAGTACTCTTTTCTTGCCACTTCCCTATAAGTCCTCGGCTTTTCTTTCCTTTTCTCTTTTATTTCTTCATACAGCTTATCTATTATTTTTTCTGTTTTTTCTCTGGCATCATTCAATATTCCTATATCCGTTGGATATTTTATATCTGCTGGTGTACAAGTCGCATCTAACAATAACTTTCCTTCATTTTCTTTTTTTTCTGACGCTACACCCGTCGCTTTTTTTTCTATTTCTTTATTAATTTTATTTATTAATTCCATTCCTATTTTTTTACGAAAATGAACCATCATTGACGCATTAAATGCTTCTTTGCTACTATAGCTTTCCATTCCTATAAAGTACTGTAAATAAGGGTTCTCTTTTATTTGTTCTACTGTTTCTCTGTCACTTTTTCCTGAAATTTCTTTGATAATTAATGCTCCTAATGCCATTCTAAATGATTTGGCTGGGGCTCCTTTTTTTTCTGTGAAGTTTTTTGCATATTCTTCCTCATATTCTTCCCAAAGAATCATTTTTGACATTTCTATCCAACGATTTTCTTCGTCTAACTGCCCGCCGAACAGATTTTTCAAGTTTTCTGGTGTTTCAATTGAGTACTGTTGCTTTCGGTACATCTGCTTTCTCTCTTCTTAATGCAATGGTTTTGAGGCATTCTACCCTATTTTCGTGCATTCTAGCGGTTCTTAATTCGCCTACTATTTTTCTCCGTAAAGGTTTCAGCTTTTTTCAGCAAGCCCTAATTAATGCTCCTAATGCCATTCTAAATGATTTGGCTGGGGCTCCTTTTTTTTCTGTGAAGTTTTTTGCATATTCTTCCTCATATTCTTCCCAGGGAATCATTTTTGACATTTCTATCCAACGATTTTCTTCGTCTAACTGCCCGCCGAACAGATTTTTCAAGTTTTCTGGTGTTTCAATTGAGTACTGTTGCTTTCGGTACATCTGCTTTCTCTCTTCTTAATGCAATGGTTTTGAGGCATTCTACCCTATTTTCGTGCATTCTAGCGGTTCTTAATTCGCCTACTATTTTTCTCCGTAAAGGTTTCAGCTTTTTTCAGCAAGCCCTATTTAGTTTTGCTGTCATCATTGTTTCCTCTTTGTCACTTTTCATCTCATGTTAACACTTTTCTTTTCCTTCATCAACTAAAGGTCACGCCCAGGGGTAAAACGACTACACCAAGAATCCGGAAATGTGGCGAAGCCAGAATGGATAAGGGGGCATTACTTCAATGCCTTGAGTGTTTTGGTGGGAGCAGGAAAAGCCTGCTTTGCCTTGCCCTTAGTGTTGCGGCTAGACGATGGCATCAAGTCCAAAGCAACGGCAAAGGAAGGGAAAAAAGGCAGCAAAAAAGAGAAGACTACTCTAGTCACGAAAATGGGGGAGCTTTGCACTACCTACGCAGAGGCGGGAAGCTATGTGATTTTGGATGCTTACTTCGCTTGTGGAGCAGTGCTCAAAAGTTTTCGCCAAAATGCCTTGCATCTCATCACCCGAGTGCGTTGCTCTACAGTGGCATATGCTCCCTTTTCTTCCGTTCCGACCTTGAGGGGGAAAGGACGACCACGGCTTTGGGGGAGTTCAATAAAACTAGAAAGCCTGTTTGCTCTTGTGGAGGATTTTCCCACCGCTAAAGTCTGGCTCTATGGTCAACAAGTCTCCGTTTCTTATCAGTGCTTTGAGTTCCACTGGGATAGTCCCCATCAGCTCGTTAAGTTTGTCCTCACCCAATTGCCCAACGGACAAAGACTGATTCTGCTTTCTACTGACCTCTGTTTGACTGGACCTGAGATTATTGCCGCTTACGGTCTCCGATTTAAGATTGAAGTCACTTTTCGTCAATTAATCCATCTTTTGGGCGGCTTTGCCTATCGTTTTTGGCTTAAGGCTCTTCCTACTTTACCGACCTGGCCTAGCAATCTTATCCTCCCTGACTATCCCCAAACTGTTCAGACTCAGATTTTAAACAAAGTAGAAGCCTTTGAGCGTTTTGTTAATCTTCATGTCATTGTTCTCGGCTTACTTCAAATTCTTTCCTTAGAGTTACCCCAGGGGATTTGGGCTAATTTCCCTCGCTGGTTTCGGACTCTACCCTCCCATGGCTATCCTAGTGAACGCATTGCTCAACTAGCCATCCAACATCAAGCCCCAATGATTTTTCCTCAAAGTCCACCTAGTCTGCTTTTGCCTAAATTCCTTGCCGCTAAACTTGACCCTTTTCCAAGTCCTGATAGACTTACTTTGGCCGCATAGTCATTACCTTCTCTGCCATCCATAAACTTCCCACTGTCCAGTCAACTTAAACTCTAAAAGATTAAGTAATTTCGCTAATTCATAATTGTTGGTGTCAATATTTTGCCAATCCTCCTATTTGGGGCTTGCTGAATAAGGATGAAATCCTTGCTAGACAATACTTTCAGGCATTTTACAAACGATCAGATGCAAGGCTATGGCATTTGGAGGCTCAAAATCCATGCACTTTGCTGGAAAAATGTGAGGTAAAACTGGAAACTGAGCTCTGAAGTCACCATTTTTCGCACCCTGTGGCATCTAGGTTCGTTTTGTGGACTTTTTCAGCAAGCCCTATTTGAAGCTAAATAGGGCTTGCTGAAAAAGTCAAAAAACGAAAGAAATGTGGGTTAGGGAAGTATGGACTGAAAAAGCATAGATAACTTATCCTTATGGAAACAAATCAAAATACAGATTTTGTTTAATCTATTGTTCCTTTCTGTCTAAAAAGGTCAACACAAATCACTCCTCACAAAAGAGAGGAAAATTAACACCATTTTTCACAAGAAAAACGACTCTACAACTTTTTACTTTTTGTCTTCTGAAGTAGAGTAGAAAGATTCATTACCAAAAAGTTCATCGCAATTACCGTTTCCGAGGTCTCAGGTAGTTTGGCCATCACTCGACCAAGACTAAATTTCCTCTTTCCCTGTCCGAATTTACCCTCAATGGCATTACGCACTCTTTCATCTGAGCGTGCCTCTTTCTTTTTTTCTTTGCTCACCTCTTTCGGCGGTCTTCCCAATCGGGGACCACTCATTCTTATATCCCTTTCTTTACAATAAGCTCGATTCGCTTTTGTTCGATAGATTTTATCCACATGAACCGATTCCGGATAACATCCTGTTTCCCTTTTATATTCTTCTATTCGCGCTTGTAAATCTCCCGATTCGTTGTAATTATCCCAACTTAATTTGTCTAAGAAGACAAAGCCATTCACATTACTTGCCGATATTTTAGCTCCAAACTCTACTGCTTTTCCCGCTTTTCCACGCACTATTGGACGCACGTGAGGTTGGCTTACACTCACAATTCTGTTTTCTACTTTATTTGTCTTTTTTTCATACATTTCTAACTGTTGCTCATACACTTTTCCTATCGTTACAAGCTCTTCTTGCTCTTTTTTCGTTAGTTTTTCTAACTTTGCTCCCTCTTCTATCATTTTTTCTATATCAGACAAGTTTCTTTTTATATATCCTAGTTGTTTTTTTGTTCCTTTTCTTCTTTCTTTTTTTGACACACGACGTTTTTTTGCTATGGCTAAGTACTCTTTTCTTGCCACTTCCCTATAAGTCCTCGGCTTTTCTTTCCTTTTCTCTTTTATTTCTTCATACAGCTTATCTATTATTTTTTCTGTTTTTTCTCTGGCATCATTCAATATTCCTATATCCGTTGGATATTTTATATCTGCTGGTGTACAAGTCGCATCTAACAATAACTTTCCTTCATTTTCTTTTTTTTCTGACGCTACACCCGTCGCTTTTTTTTCTATTTCTTTATTAATTTTATTTATTTATTAATTCCATTCCTATTTTTTTACGAAAATGAACCATCATTGACGCATTAAATGCTTCTTTGCTACTATAGCTTTCCATTCCTATAAAGTACTGTAAATGAGGGTTCTCTTTTATTTGTTCTACTGTTTCTCTGTCACTTTTTCCTGAAATTTCTTTGATAATTAATGCTCCTAATGCCATTCTAAATGATTTGGCTGGGGCTCCTTTTTTTTCTGTGAAGTTTTTTGCATATTCTTCCTCATATTCTTCCCAGGGAATCATTTTTGACATTTCTATCCAACGATTTTCTTCGTCTAACTGCCCGCCGAACAGATTTTTCAAGTTTTCTGGTGTTTCAATTGAGTACTGTTGCTTTCGGTACATCTGCTTTCTCTCTTCTTAATGCAATGGTTTTGAGGCATTCTACCCTATTTTCGTGCATTCTAGCGGTTCTTAATTCGCCTACTATTTTTCTCCGTAAAGGTTTCAGCTTTTTTCAGCAAGCCCTATTTAGCGAAGGCTATTGCTAGAGGAGAAAAGCCTGATACAGTAACCTATCTGGCTGAACGTGCTAAGTTATTTGGTTTGGTCAAAGCTGAGAGAAAGCGACATCGAGAAAAGGCCGCTCTCAATCAACAAATTTGGGAACCCATTCCTTTAAGTTGACACGGATGGATAGCCAGACCAACCTCCCAGACGAGCGATGAGCCAAGTCGCCCAAGGCAAAGAGAAGCAAGGGAAAGGATTTTGCTGCTTGGAAGTGCGTCCCTGTAGAGAGTAAGACATTTGTAGTAAGCATTGCTGCTGTTCATCAGAAAAAGCAACAGAAGCAGGGATGGCTGGATTATCTCGCCCTTCCACCATTTGCAGAACGCGCACAGCGACAGATAAAGCCAGAATGGTTAAACGCTGAATCGCTTCTATCGACTCAAGTTGAGTCGCCTCCAAATTCAAGCCCGCCAGTTTGAGAGTGGCGAATAACTGTTCAATCTGCCAACGCCAACAATACCACTGAATTATTTTGAGGGCTTGTTCCAAGCAGACAACTTCATGGGTGGTTAACAGTCGCCAGTGAATCGGTTCCTGCCCAGATGGTGGATTCACTTCCTTGGCTTCCACTGCATAAAGGAAAATGCTAGGGGCATAGTCTTGACTATTTAAATTGTCAGGGCGTTGAATTTCTACCCGCGCCACACGAACCGCCAATAACGCTTCCCTCGCCGTTTGCCCTCTACGAGGTTCCGCTAGTAATTGCACTGTATAGGTTCCCTCACAGGGTTGCCCTTCTAGATACTTATACAGCGATTTCTCTTGACCTAACAAACGACGATCTTGACTCGACCTTACTAATAGATGCTCTCTTCTTCCATCTCCTATCCTTGCCCATGCCTCATACAGGTCACTTTCACGGTCTCCTATGTGCGTCACCATCTTCGCTCCCCCCGCATTTAAATAGTTCTGGCTCTTGGCTGCTGATACTAGCCATTTGTTGGATTCCTTTTCCTCTATTGGTAGTTTCTGGTAGTTTCTTTCCTCCTTACTGGGGCGCGATTCTTCACGATTCCACAATTGCACCGAACTTATTCCCAAGGGAAAGCCATTTTCGCCATTTAGTACTAGCGTCGGATGCAGAAAAAAGCCTATGTCTCGGTTATTTCCCACTACTCCCTGCCCTTCTGCCTTCAGTCGTCCTCTGTGTGCCTCCAAGTTAATTTCACTCGTATCATTTACTGCTAATACGTGTAAGCCTTCTACTTGCTGCTCACAATGCTCCGATAAGCTTTGTATTAGCTCTGATACTGTCACCTTGTCATTCTCCAAAAAGCGGTAGTAACCTACTTGCTCGGCACGGTTTTTGCTCATTTGACGGATGTTTACCGATTGCTTCCGTAACATTGCCTCATACAATTCCGCCCCCTTTTTACTAAGCGTGGGTCTCCAAATGCTTTTCCTTTTGCCTGTTCAGCGTGAATGAGTATCGGGTTGGTCATTTTTCAGTCCTCTTTTTAGTGGTTTTTCCCTTTTTCTAGTTTACACTCGACTTGTGTGTACACAGTAGGGGGGGGATGGGGGGATTATTAGAACCAATCAGCAGAGAATAGTTCTGGTCAGGGGAACAGTCCTATTAATTGGTGGCGTTGGCTAGTTCGGCTAACTGTTCCTGTTGATCTTGGGAAATACAGGATTGAATCATGTCCTCGATCGCGCCTTCCAAAGCCGTTGATAAAACAAAGTTACGGCCTAAACGGTGATCAGTAACGCGATTATCCTTGTAATTATAGGTACGAATTTTCTCGGAACGGGCTCCCGTCCCCACCTGGGAACGACGCATGGAACTAACGGCGGCCTGTTGTTCTTGCAGTTTAATGTCGTAAAGTTTGGCCCGTAGAATTTGCATTGCCCGCTCACGGTTTTGCAGTTGGGAACGTTCTTCTGTACAAAAAATCCGAATTCCCGTCGGTTTGTGCATTAAATCTACCGCCGTTTCTACCTTGTTAACATTTTGTC contains:
- a CDS encoding DUF2283 domain-containing protein, with protein sequence MATNLKIWFDKEGDFLEVLFSDKPGYMQETENDAIMTRVDLQGNVLGFSILGVSQLQKDNPLTAELLVNVAA
- a CDS encoding DUF4926 domain-containing protein, whose protein sequence is MSSIKLHDIIALTENIKTTQFMTEKEIILPIGQMGTVVEEYNNGEAFEVEFCDNNGQTFVLVSLEPEKFILLYPDTSNLSLVY
- a CDS encoding DUF86 domain-containing protein; the encoded protein is MKDARIYLIHVQECLTRIENYTQNGQNYFMNNILIQDAVLRNLEVMGESIKQLPEEWKASQPNIEWVKIGDFRNVLAHDYLRVDLDVVWTIIENYLPGLEEAIDSIFNEFW
- a CDS encoding nucleotidyltransferase domain-containing protein, whose product is MSLKDLIQEKREKILEIAANHGAFNVRLFGSVARGEETENSDIDFLIDYDLEKISSWFPVGLIHDLEDLLDRKVDVVSAKSLHEFIKERILAEAMML
- a CDS encoding transposase; the encoded protein is MLEWWTKNFASCELGDERLNNRAFSIGKKLSEGFGKALSEVFKGGNELKRAYEFLGIRKQTLSR
- a CDS encoding IS4 family transposase — protein: MTTAAVEEYKIMLSVGDTTFLDYRNIKEKREGYGPTGKGGNGLILHSALAIEPEKGQVLGLLWQKLWNREVKEKPPTDETAKQKKERQKEQRKAARQRPFEEKESYKWVEALNTCEKQVESSTRVIHVFDREGDVSEVFDSVRQLKHTGVLVRASHNRSLDKNSERLWQHLESEPIRFHQEIEIPSTGKRKARKVKLAVRFCSVNLRTPYRFDNRDPLNVYAVYATEIDCPEGETPLSWMLLTTEVVETIEMAVTILRWYTYRWRVEEFHKVLKSGCQSEHYRLASDGMKTLLGFLSVIAVELLHVTYLHRTQPDALAIEILNPLQLQVLKAAASQKLPPILTVAWAVESVAFLGGYLEHRRKTPLGIQVLWRGWLKLHDLCQGWQLAIRT
- a CDS encoding transposase translates to MAKPEWIRGHYFNALSVLVGAGKACFALPLVLRLDDGIKSKATAKEGKKGSKKEKTTLVTKMGELCTTYAEAGSYVILDAYFACGAVLKSFRQNALHLITRVRCSTVAYAPFSSVPTLRGKGRPRLWGSSIKLESLFALVEDFPTAKVWLYGQQVSVSYQCFEFHWDSPHQLVKFVLTQLPNGQRLILLSTDLCLTGPEIIAAYGLRFKIEVTFRQLIHLLGGFAYRFWLKALPTLPTWPSNLILPDYPQTVQTQILNKVEAFERFVNLHVIVLGLLQILSLELPQGIWANFPRWFRTLPSHGYPSERIAQLAIQHQAPMIFPQSPPSLLLPKFLAAKLDPFPSPDRLTLAA